The genomic segment tgtaaaaaaaaaaaaaattttttttttatgaggttaATGTACATGGAATTCAATTTTAGCTCTAAGGAATGGTTGACATGTGTAGCTCTATCCTCCGTTCTTTCTCTTTGTGCTCCAGAGAGGCTATAGTAAGCTCACGTTCTTCTCTGATAATTCTTGAGGAAGCCTAGTGCTTTCCAGTCCTTTCTATGACTTGGGAGTAAGTCCATTTTATTCTggagtttaatattagaaaacctGCTTTCCCACAGAAACATCATCAAAGGTAAGCTTTATCAGTAGTAATGCTGGTGTTTTGATCTCTCAACTGCCTTAttcttttatattatttctcagtGGGTTCAGAACATGAGTAGGGATGAGGGATACAGGTTATTGGGCATCTCAGACTCGAAAAGCTGAAACAAAATAGAATGCTAAAGATTAGTTTAATAAATGTCTTTGGCATTTTGTTATTATAGGACATAAGCATTATTTCTCCAAGTCCACAAGACATGAAATGGGCTTAAAGTACAGTGAGAGATATTGTTTAGACATAATAACTTCCTATTAAAAGAATCAGGCATTGCAAAATGGCTATTGAATCTTTATCTGATAGATATTTAGAACTAGGACTGGCAACTTAAGGTTAAAGAGTAGGTCTGTTTTACTTTGAGGCAGATTTCAGATTTAAAGACCTCGTGAAATTCATTTCAGATATGTGAATTTATTAATAACTATATTTTTTCACCAGTAGAACAATAGTAAAAAGAAGCAAGTTTAAACTCTTATGATAAGACACCTCCACTCCTCCTGAATGTACTTTTtccttgataccaaaatcagaTGATGAGTTTAATGGCTCTTTACATTGAAACCAGGTATTGGTTTTCAACGTTCGGGTAATATTCTTTGCCTTAGGATCATATTCAAATTGCTTTGATCCCCGGGAGAAATAGAAGAATCCTAAAGAGAGAGAATCATGATTAGTTGTCTTGCACAATTATGCAATGGTcccacatttttttattttatgaagacAGAATAAAATAATTGAATATTACATACAGCAAAGAAATCAGTAaaattatgtaaatatattttacttTACTGCTGTCACGTGGgcaattctatgaattttttttttttgagtaaccAAGAAATTTGATTTTACAAgctttccaaaatattttcataagtTATCTAGTATATGAGTAATCTGGCTAAACAGTTGAACaaattgctatcgagtcaattctgactcataacaatcccatgtagaactgctccataggtttttttttttaataatttattttattttttgtggtttagaatatacacagcagaacacacaccagttcaacaatttctacacgtacaattcagcgacactgattacgttcttcTAGTTTAAGCAACCATTTTCACTctcctttcctgaattgttcttcctccattaagataaactcacagctccctaagtttcctttcaaattttttgagttgctgttgtcgctttgatcccatatacatagttcttagAAGAGTACAATGCCCAAAGCAAACGTTctcctattatttttatttccctgaGGAGAAAGCCAAGGTGTAAAGCACGAATTGCAAGGAACTACCTTTCTAGAAAGACTGTGCCAGAGGTTTTCAAACGAGATTTCAACAAAGTGCCTCGGGgcaagggggtgggggaggagaaggCCCTGTGGATTTGGTCTTGGGCCCTATATGCCCATTTTATTAGAGCttctctgtttttatttgttttaagttTTGAGATTTTGTGTTAGATTTCATTGGAATAAAAGGTTGTGTCACTCAAAAACATTTTTAGACTTCTGATTACCCCATGGTCTAGGCTAGCGTCTTTGAAGATAAAATAGCTGGACTGTGTGCATTAGAACTGCTTGTGATTCTTTTAAAACCGCAGATTCTTAGGTCTTACCCACATCCATACTGCATCAGAAACTCTGAGAGCAGGGCTGAAGAATTTGTTTCTACACGCAAATTGTTCGGTTCATGTGCTCAGTTACTTTTCACGCTTGGAACTTTTTAGGGGGTGTCTTTTTTGGGCTATCTTGGATCAATGGTAAGTAAAAGTATTTTgggtactttatatatatatagatttgaAATCGTGTAGCTGAGAGAATATAATTCAGGGCTTAATGACTCAGTTTGTGATAATGTTCACTGAGTCAATGTTTATTCACTATTTAAGAGAagtaaaattacattaaaatggAAACTTTTAAGGTTTTGCACTGTCTTTTTTCATAGTCAGTAAAGCCTCCCAGTGTCCCTATAGTTTAGGCATTGGTGCTTACCTTTGTACTGGAAAGCAGCATCCACTCGGAGACCAATTCCTGGGAAGTGTTTTATCACCCTCTGTGGGTACCCTTTGTCCATGGTTTGGGTCATCTCATCATACCTGGATAAATGGATTTGAAAGGTTTCCAGCAAGTCTTTGTTTTGGGGACTTTAATTCTTCTATTGCCTAGCTTGGAGTCAAGCAGAGATGTATGGAATAAGTAGGCCTCATAGGGGAAAACGAATTGGTTGAATGATAAATACATGGCAAAGATTATATTTGGCTGGATCATCGACAATGTCTTAAACCAAGAAACTATCAGACGTAGAGGCTACATCATTTGCTAGGTTGGTGCTATTCTGAGGAATTGTAAAAGTGAGGGCTTAGCTTGGAACTTTCAAAGATCttgactgtgtgtgtgtttggcatCACTAGCTttcttattttatcttattttttaagtTGGAGAAAGATACTTGGACTCATTAAGACAACTTTTGGTTTGGCGAATATCATCCATCAGAGATTTCCCTTAATATAACTCACTTTAAGAAAACTATAGGTTAGCTTTATTTTTGCCTGCGTCAGTATGGTGCTATGTGGGTGTTTTTCTCCAGAATAAAGTCAAAGAGTCTCTGTAAATTTACCTCCAGCACCAAATACCCACAAAGAAGTgggtttttcttgtgtttttgtcACAGACAGCTGCATCAATTTTCTTCACATATCTTGGAAAGCCAAGGGCATAGATGGATTTGGGATAATCTGGCAAAACAGCATATCCTCTGATCACCCAGAAATTGTCATCTAGGAAGAGAGAAAGTGATTATCTTCTGCTCTAGTTCCTAAAAGGAGAAATAGTTTTCTTAAGAAGTTTGAAAAATAATTAGATGACTAGTTCCTTTCAGCTGCAATGCTTGGAGAGTTAATAATTTTATGTCCTCATTTATTCTTACCAATATCTTTGGCATTTATATCATTAATATGATACAAATAATATATACTTGTAGTTAATAGTGTTCCTACCCTTGTCAACTGGTTCACCTGTGTTGACTGCTTTTAAATTTCTAACTTTGTCAGAACAGTCAAGCATATTTGGGCATGTTCTCTTAAAATTCAGCCCTCAAGTGCTCTCAAAGGCAAGTAACCCCATGAAATCCATGTAAAAAGTAGGATAGCTAGACTAAATACTGGATACCCAGTTaattttgaatttcaaataaacaatgaataattttgaagataaaaccccccaaaaaccaaacccagtgcagtcaagttgattccgactcttagcgaccctataggacagagtagaactgccccatagagtttccaaggagtgcctggcagatttgaactgctgaccctttggttagcagccgtagcacttaaccactacgcctccagggtttccattttgaagATAAGTATATCTAAAATATTGCATGTGACATACTTATAACAAACAATGATttgttatttatctgaaattcaaagcatcctgtgtttttatttggcaaatctggcaaccctgtaaagagaccaaaaaaaaaaaaaaagaaagaaaagaaaaggaatgaTTTACATTTCCTTGACTGAAAAAAGACTTTTATAGTTTTTATAATACACGTTTCTTTTAGCTCTGTGCATTAAAGATGGTGTTTATTTTCACAGCCACAGAGAATTCCTGGTTGGTTTTTCTCTATGACAGGAACCTAAGATCAGGGAAGAAACCCTGTCTGTTTGGCTCATGCATGAGGATTATATATTTGCACCAAAATACCCATTGGCCAGTTTAGGCAccctgaagaaaaagaagaatcgTAATGGGCAAAGTTACCTTTAAAAATCAGAATCTTGTCTTTGGGGTTCTCATATGCAGCTTGAATATTTGCTGGCAGAGATGGCCAGAATGAAGCAATTAATTCAAATTCGATGTTGGTGATATCATAATAGATCCTCCATAGGTATCTGCAATAAATAGAAAACACTTTACACGTACAACCTATAAGTCTATGTCAGTGGCCTATATGTCCATGTCAGTGAAAACATCGTAATCTTAGGCTTGCCTATTATCTAATCAGTTGGTGTTTTCCTCAAATTATTTACAGATTGTAATAACACAATCTCCCCCAGCAAATTTGGGTGATTTTCAGCTCGGTTCTGCCCCTTAGACGACAGAGGTCAAGAGATGCCTTTGATTCCACTCTCTGGGGTTTTTAGGGTGGCAAACTATCTGTGGAAATACCATAAATAGTTCTGAGTGCTCAATGGCCTCGTGTATACCAAAGCAGCAACACCCAAGGTCCTAGGTGTTCTAAGTTCCAAGCAGAACTTTTTGATGTGGTATTTGCTGGAATAAGAAATGATACCTTTGGAGTGCCAAAATACTCCCTCAGCAGTTCCCTTCTGGCTATAAAATTCTATGAATCTGTGAATGATACTTGGAAAGCCCTAAACTCCACTTCTTTCCTCATGCAGTCAACATTTCTCTGATATCCCCGGTAGGTGGTCTCTCAGCCTCTGCTGTTACCAGCATGGCAGTGATCACATGTAATTAGAGTGCTTACGTAGTTGGAAGGGTGGAAGGAGGCcaatttcaaatattcttttcttttcaccTAGGTACTTTTCAGATAGTGCATGCCCTGATAATTTGTtttgaaaatatggccatggTATACATAGCTAACTCACTATGCTGAAATGTAAGTCCAATAAATTACACATAGTGAAAGAAGAGAGTTTTTACTACAGCTAATACTTTGGAAAACTTTATTGATGCAACATGAAGGAATGAGCAGCAGTGTGctgacaaattttttaaaaaaaacttgagttaaaaaaaagagaCTTCAGCTTATCATTTGCCAATTTGCAGGATGTAAACACACCTACCACGGCCAGTTTCAAGCTATTAATGTCATGTCAACTGGTTTGCccatttctgaaaaattaacAATTAGCTCTTGAGCCAGTACGTGCTTGTTCCAGAATAACACTGGGATGGGTGAATTATTTTGGCAAAAAAGTCCCTGAAAGTAGACTTCAACTTCTTATCCaatgacaatttttaaaattgtttcagagcatttaaaaagtaatttatcaaacaatataagAGAAATATCCTCACAGTAAAACATTCAAACAGTATAGAAAGGGGTAAAGTGAAAAGTAAAAGATGCAGATTCTCACCAGCCCCATTGACTCCCCCTTTTTCTCCAAATcccttgaaaagaaaaaatattcataAGACATTGAGTTGTTTAAGGGAATGGGTTTACCTGCCTTTAAAGAACATTACTTCTCTGCGGAAGGTGGTAATAGCATCAAAAGACAAATCAGGATCACAAGCATGGGGCACAATGGTTTCCGTTGGCTTTGCAGATGCCTTAGGTAAACCTCCtttgataaaaaaagaaataccacagtgaATGAAGAAGACATGAAGAAATACTCTGCTGGAGGATCTTACCCaagtgaatattttcttcatgatACTATTTCAAGAAGTGATTTTCTTAACTTCCTTCCTGGAAAGGTTTCTACTTAATTTGAGTGTACTCAGATTTATAGTTTTGCTCACCATAGATGGACTGAATTCCACTGATATCGTCCTGAGAAAGTGGGTACTTGCTAGGATCCAGGGAGACATAATTTGGGAACATCAATGCTGTTTGATCACTGGAGTGTGAGAGCCCCAGTGAATGGCCAAATTCATGAGCAGCCACAAGAAACAAGctgaatccttaaaaaaaaacagggaaaacaaaaGCACATGAGTCAATCAAATGGAGAATGATTGCATCTGAAATTAAGAAGTaactaaaggaaaaggagaaaaaacttGCTATATAGCAGGTAATGTGTATAAGATATAAGATATGTACCATCAATCATCTGGGACATATTCCTAGACTAATGATTGATACTAGCCACATCACGATGGAATATAACTCAGAGTAAGCAAATGTTTGGAACCAGGTGTCTTAAAatgtataatatttaaaatacatgtctatgtctctatctctgtctctctagCTCTCTACCCGTTaccgccgagtcaattccgactcatagtgaccctataggacagagtagaactgccccatacactttccaaggagcgcctggtggattcgaactgccgaccttttggttagcagccgtagctcttaaccactctgctacgAGGGTTTCCATATCTATCTATATCACCAAATTTTGCTTGTTGCTAGACTATACTATATAGGATCACGTTGCTCTCTGCTTATATTCTTCAGAGGCTCTCCACTAACTATAGGATAAATTCCAAATATCATAACATTTCTTCCATGATTTAGTCCCTGGCTTTTTCCAGCCTcatattttgttttcatattcCATGAACCAGCTATATTAAATCACCTGCAAATTTTCATCTGTGCCATGATCTTTCTCATCTCTGTCTTTGTACTTccattccttctgcctggaatattGTCTCTTCTACCCCTCCTTTGCCTAGCTATCCTACTGATTCACCAGGACTCCTCTCAAGAGTCACTTCCTTTCTGAGGCTTTCCGTATCCCTCTACTTGTGTCCAGGCTGAGCTAAATGCACTTCTCTGAGCTCCCACAGACTCTGCTTAATTCTGTCATAGCACATAACGTACTGCGCTGTCTAATACGTTCGTCAAGCTGTGTACCCTTGAGTACAGGGATCATGCCTTAATCATCTTAATCTGCTAAAATGATTGGTAGTAGTGGGTGCTGAATATAAAGGTGTTAATTTGGATGAAGGAATGGTTAGATACACCTCCTTCACATGACCAGAGTACTCTGTGCTTAACCATACTAGAAGTCTTACCATGCATCTTGGAATTGCCTTTTTATTTGCTATTTGATCCACTAGTCTGTAAGGTTCTAAATATAAAAACTGTCCTTGGACTTCAGACTAAATCTGTAGAGCTTAAGGAAAAGGGTAAGCCATTAACAGTGTTTACTATGACAGAGCGATGTATACTGAATGTTTGCATGAAACACTTTAGTTT from the Loxodonta africana isolate mLoxAfr1 chromosome 7, mLoxAfr1.hap2, whole genome shotgun sequence genome contains:
- the MMP27 gene encoding matrix metalloproteinase-27, with translation MKSLPFLFLLFITFCSAFPTDQRMDNEENMQLAQAYLNQFYSLEIEGSHLVQSRNRSLIAGKIREMQAFFGLTVTGKLDSNTLEIMKKPRCGVPDVGQYGYTLPGWRKHNLTYRIMNYTPDMARADVDEAIQKALEIWSKVTPLIFTKVSKGIADIMIAFRTRVHGLCPRYFDGPLGLLGHAFPPGAGLGGDTHFDEDENWTKDGEGFSLFLVAAHEFGHSLGLSHSSDQTALMFPNYVSLDPSKYPLSQDDISGIQSIYGGLPKASAKPTETIVPHACDPDLSFDAITTFRREVMFFKGRYLWRIYYDITNIEFELIASFWPSLPANIQAAYENPKDKILIFKDDNFWVIRGYAVLPDYPKSIYALGFPRYVKKIDAAVCDKNTRKTHFFVGIWCWRYDEMTQTMDKGYPQRVIKHFPGIGLRVDAAFQYKGFFYFSRGSKQFEYDPKAKNITRTLKTNTWFQCKEPLNSSSDFGIKEKVHSGGVEVSYHKSLNLLLFTIVLLVKKYSY